From a single Capsicum annuum cultivar UCD-10X-F1 chromosome 12, UCD10Xv1.1, whole genome shotgun sequence genomic region:
- the LOC107851498 gene encoding chalcone synthase F: protein MVTVEEVRRAQRAEGPATVLAIGTATPLNCVDQSTYPDYFFRVTNSEHQTDLKEKFKRMCNGSMIEKRYMHLTEEILKENPSICEHKAPSLGARQEIAIVEVPKLGKEAAQKAIEEWGQPISKITHLVFCTTTGVDMPGADCRLAELLGLSPSIKRFMMYQQGCYGGGVVLRLAKDLAENNKCARVLAVCAEITVATFHGPSDTDLDVLVGQALFGDGAGAIIIGSDPIAEVERPLFELVSATQTLIPDTRYAVYGNTSEVGLTVHLHKDVSKLISNNIEKSLTEIFEPLDIFDWNSIFWVVHAGGRAILDQIELKLGLKPEILKATRNVLSEYGNIASACVLFVLDEMRKGSINEGLEWGVLVGFGPGLTIETIVLHNVDKIHK from the exons ATGGTGACTGTCGAGGAGGTTCGCCGGGCACAACGGGCCGAGGGACCGGCCACCGTCTTGGCCATCGGAACAGCCACTCCTCTCAATTGTGTTGATCAAAGCACTTATCCTGATTATTTTTTTCGTGTCACTAACAGTGAGCATCAGACGGATCTTAAGGAGAAGTTTAAGCGCATGT GTAATGGATCAATGATTGAGAAGAGGTATATGCATTTAACAGAAGAAATATTGAAAGAGAACCCTAGCATTTGTGAACACAAGGCACCTTCCCTTGGTGCTAGGCAAGAGATAGCAATTGTTGAAGTGCCAAAACTTGGCAAGGAGGCAGCCCAAAAGGCCATTGAGGAATGGGGCCAGCCTATATCCAAGATCACCCATTTGGTCTTTTGCACCACTACTGGTGTAGACATGCCTGGGGCTGACTGTCGACTCGCTGAGCTACTTGGGCTTAGTCCATCAATAAAACGATTCATGATGTACCAACAAGGTTGCTATGGTGGCGGTGTCGTTCTTAGATTGGCCAAGGATTTGGCAGAGAATAATAAGTGCGCTCGAGTCCTTGCTGTTTGTGCAGAAATCACAGTAGCAACCTTTCATGGCCCAAGTGACACTGACTTGGATGTTTTGGTTGGACAAGCCCTATTTGGTGATGGAGCTGGTGCCATCATTATTGGATCAGACCCAATTGCAGAGGTGGAAAGGCCTTTGTTTGAGCTTGTCTCTGCAACCCAAACTCTTATCCCCGATACTAGATATGCTGTTTATGGTAATACTAGTGAGGTCGGGCTGACAGTTCACTTACATAAAGATGTTTCAAAATTGATTTCAAATAATATTGAGAAGAGCCTAACGGAAATATTTGAGCCTTTGGACATTTTCGATTGGAACTCCATCTTCTGGGTAGTACATGCAGGTGGACGTGCAATTTTAGATCAGATCGAATTAAAGTTGGGCCTAAAGCCTGAGATACTCAAAGCCACAAGGAATGTCCTGAGTGAGTATGGAAACATCGCTAGCGCTTGCGTTTTGTTTGTTTTGGATGAGATGAGGAAAGGCTCTATCAACGAAGGGCTTGAGTGGGGTGTGCTTGTTGGTTTTGGGCCTGGACTAACTATTGAAACTATCGTCCTCCATAATGTGGACAAAATTCACAAATAG